From a single Maylandia zebra isolate NMK-2024a linkage group LG3, Mzebra_GT3a, whole genome shotgun sequence genomic region:
- the LOC143416818 gene encoding protein NLRC3-like: MEEEDGAGSAASSCVSVRSDWSKDQPPDFSNEPAATIASAQCGERSRSRAGLQTASQSSCVQTDVGLQEVLDEHKISLRRRCERVTEGSDETGSRTLLNTIYTELYITEGQSEEVHTQHEVRQLETASKMDALHDAPIRCQDIFKALPDQQRPIRVVLTNGVAGVGKTFSVQKFTLDWAEGLENQHVSVVVLLSFRELNLIRDEQYSLLELLHVFHPTLQKVTAEKLAVSQLLFIFDGLDESRLSLDFTNRKLLSDVTQKSSVSQLLTNLIQGNLLPSALVWITSRPAAANQIPPTCVDRLTEVRGFTDAQKEEYFRRRFSDEELSSRIISHMKTSRSLHIMCSIPVFCWITATVLEHMLTTEQRGELPKTLTDMYSHFLLVQTKRKKNKYHEGHETSPQELTEADREVLLKLGRLAFEHLEKGNIMFYQEDLEQCGLDVTEASVYSGVCTEIFKRECVIFQKPVYCFVHLSIQEFLAAVYMFHCHTNRKTKVLKNFLKPKSLIKMISSLFDDDDLQSLDVFLRRVMEKSLQSKNGHLDLFVRFLHGLCLESNQRLLVGLLGQTEISPGTIQRVINNLKEMNSDEISPDRSINIFHCLMEMNHLSLFQEIQVFLKSENRSEKKLSEIQCSALAFMLQMSEEVLDELDLQKYNTSERGRQRLIPAVRNCRKARLTQCGLSESHCEVVASALKSSPSHLTQLDMTWNKLQDSGVKLLCAGLESPNCRLETLR, translated from the exons atggaggaagaggatggagcAGGATCTgcagcatccagctgtgtgtctgtgaggagtgactggtccaaaGATCAACCTCCAGACTTCAGTAATGAACCTGCAGCAACAAT agcttctgcacagtgtggagaaagatccagaagcagagctggactgcagacagccagtcagagcagctgtgtacaaa cagatgttggtctgcaggaggttttagatgaacataagatcagtctgaggaggagatgtgaacgtgtgactgaaggaagtgatgaaacaggaagtagaaccctcctcaacaccatctacactgagctctacatcacagagggacagagtgaagaggttcatacccaacatgaggtgaggcagctggagacagcttccaagatggacgccctccatgacgctccaatcaggtgccaggacatctttaaagccttacctgaccaacagagacccatcagagtggttctgaccaacggcgtggctggtgttggaaaaaccttctcagtgcagaagttcactctggactgggcagagggcttggagaaccaacatgtcagtgtggtggttctgctttcattcagggagctgaacctgatcagagatgagcagtacagtcttctggagctgctccatgttttccatccaacattacagaaggtcacagcagagaagctggctgtctctcagcttttgttcatctttgacggcctggatgaaagcagactttcattggatttcaccaacaggaagctgctgtctgatgtcacacagaagtcatcagtcagccagctgctgacaaacctcatccaggggaatctgcttccctcggctctcgtctggataacttcccgacccgcagcagccaatcagatccctcctacatgtgttgacaggctaacagaagtacgaggcttcactgacgcccagaaggaggagtacttcaggaggagattcagtgatgaagagctgtccagcagaatcatctcccacatgaagacatccaggagcctccacatcatgtgtagtatcccagtcttctgctggatcactgctacagttctggagcacatgttgactacagagcagagaggagagctgcccaagaccctgactgacatgtactcacacttcctgctggttcagacaaagaggaagaagaacaagtaccaTGAGGGACATGAGacgagtccacaggagctgacggaggctgacagggaagttcttctgaagctggggaggctggcgtttgaacatctggagaaaggaaacatcatgttctaccaagaagacctggagcagtgtggtctggatgtgacagaggcctcggtgtactcaggagtttgtacagagatcttcaaaagagagtgtgtgatcttccagaaaccagtctactgctttgttcatctgagcattcaggagtttctggctgctgtctACATGTTCCACTGTCACACCAACAGGAAGACAAAGGTGCTGAAGAACTTCCTTAAACCAAAATCTTTAATCAAGATGATTTCCAGTCTTTTTGATGACGATGATCTCCAATCACTTGATGTATTTCTGAGGAGAGTCATGGAGAAATCCCTCCAGAGTAAAAACGGCCACCTGGACCTGTTTGTTCGCTTCCTTCATGGCCTCTGTCTGGAGTCCAACCAGAGACTCTTAGTAGGtctgctgggtcagacagagatcagtccaggaaccatccagagagtcatcaacaacctgaaggagatgaACAGTGATGAAatctctcctgacagaagcatcaacatcttccactgtctgatggagatgaaccACCTCTCATTATTTCAGGAGATCCAAGTGTTCCTGAAGTCAGAGAACAGATCAGAGAAGAAACTCTCTGAGATCCAGTGCTCAGCTCTggccttcatgctgcagatgtcagaggaggttctggatgAGTTGGACCTGCAGAAGTACAACACATCAGAGCGGGGACGACAGagactgattccagctgtgaggaactgcagaaaggctcg actgactcagtgtggactctcagagtctcactgtgaagttgtggcctcagctctgaagtcCAGCCCCTCCCATCTGACACAGCTGGACATGACTtggaacaagctgcaggattcaggtgtgaagcttctgtgtgctggactggagagtccaaactgtcgactggagactctgaggtga